A stretch of DNA from Leptolyngbya subtilissima AS-A7:
ATTACCTGCACCGCTTGGCCAGCGGCTTCGCCGACTAAGACATGACCGGCCTGCTGCTGCTCAGTGCTGAAGTCAAACACCCGTTCAACCCAGGGATAGGCGTTGAGTGCTGCATTCGATTGCCCCTCACGCAGAGTCCAACCGTTGATTTCAAGTAAACCATTGGGTCCGGTAACAAACGGTATCAGGTCATCTAAGGATGAGCCCCCTGCCGGCAAAAAGACTTGCACTCGGGCTTCATCTAAGGCAGTGTTTTGAGGTTTGAAATCGAAAAATGCGCCGAGTCCTTCATCACTGCTGCTGCTAGTGACTTCCATGGTATCGGGATATCGAGCTGTGATCGGAATACTATTGGCCGTCTCATCAAAGGTTTGTAGGTTGGCCTGAGCCTCTAGTTCAGCTGTCTCGCTCTCAGCGGGCAACGGTTCAGCGTTGGACTCTAGGTCATCATTCTCAGGGGTTGAGGGGTTAGGCGTACAGGCCGCGCTAGTAACCATCAAAAGACTGACGGCTATGGTCGTCAAAAGTCGCTTTTGCTCAGGTTTCATAGCCGTTCCTCACTGAGAAAAGATGAAGTTCACAAAGACCAATAGCAATTGGGCAGCCAATGCCTATTTTCTGTGTTTGGTCAAAAAGCGGTCGAGCTGATTGGCAAATGCGGCTGTATCTCGTTGACTAAACGGGGGAGGGCCGCCGGTTTCTACCCCACCGTTGCGCAGCTCGTTTAGGAAATTTCGCATCGACAAGCGCTCTCGAATATTGCCGCGATCGTAGAATTCACCTCGAGGATTGAGGGCATAGGCACCTTTCTCAATAGCTTCAGCAGCTAGAGGAATATCGGCTGTGACCACCAAATCGCCAGACTGTAGGTGCTGCACGATATAGCTATCTGCTACATCTAAACCCGATCGCACCAGGACAGACTCAATGTAGGAAGACCCTGGAATTTGTAGTTCTTGATTGGCGACTAGGATAGTCTTGATCTCAACTCGTTTGGCAGCCCGAAACAGGATCTCTTTAATCACATTAGGGCAAGCGTCGGCATCAACCCATATCTGCATAATCAGTGCTAGTGTCTAGATCTTTGGACAACTTCGACAGCTGAATCAATCGTTTATTCACCAATGCGCGATCGCAGATTTTCTACCGACCCTAACCAATCCTCGTAATCGCCGCTATCTTGCCACAGTTCTAACATCTCCGAGTCTTCGCTCAAAATGCGATCAATGGCCGCCCGCGCCTGCGCCAGTAGTGCAGGCTCTGGCTGCACATTGACCTGCGCGACCCAATCGTCAACCGGTTCGGTGTAG
This window harbors:
- a CDS encoding YaiI/YqxD family protein, which codes for MQIWVDADACPNVIKEILFRAAKRVEIKTILVANQELQIPGSSYIESVLVRSGLDVADSYIVQHLQSGDLVVTADIPLAAEAIEKGAYALNPRGEFYDRGNIRERLSMRNFLNELRNGGVETGGPPPFSQRDTAAFANQLDRFLTKHRK